Within the Maridesulfovibrio zosterae DSM 11974 genome, the region GGCTATGAGAGATTACATCTACAACGATCTCAAAAACCATCCAGAAGATCGATGAATTAAAAATGAAAAAAATATCCCCTAAACTTCTGCGGGATTCTATCCAGCTTGCAATGACATTGTTCTGCATCTGGGTAGGATACCGCTTTTATCTTTTCTACGAGTTCATGATTGGAAAATCAGACATAGCCGTAGCAAAACCGGGTGCAGTAGAAGGTTTTCTTCCGATCAGCGCCCTTTTATCACTTAAACAACTCATAACAAAAGGCGTATTTGATGAAGTTCATCCCGCAGGACTGACTATCTTCATTGCCGTCATAGTCATGAGTCTGATCGTGCGCAAAGGTTTTTGCGGTTATCTATGTCCTGTTGGATTTATTCATAACCTGCTCAACAAAATCGGTCGTAAGATGAAAAAGACCGTAACAGTCAAGGGCAAAATTGAGTTAATACTTCTAATTCCCAAATATATTCTTATAACCCGCTTAGTTTACGGCATCTTCGTAAAAATGAGCGGCCGTGAACTGGATACTTTTATCCATTCCTCATACAATTTCACAGCGGAAGCAAAAATGATGCTTTTCTTCGCTGACTTAAGCATCAAGCCTGCTATAGTAATCTCTATTCTGCTAATTCTTGGTATAATTATACCGTACTTCTGGTGCCGATTTATTTGCCCTTACGGGGCATTACTCGGCATTTTTGCCAAAATATCACCCGTCGCAATAAAACGTGATACGAAGTCTTGTATAAGTTGTGGAAAGTGCAGTAAGGCATGTCCCGGGGGCATAGAGGTAGATATTAAAGATACTATCAATTCAGCTGAATGCATAGGCTGCGTCCAATGCATAAATGCCTGTCCGGTTGATAACTGCATAACACTGACAGACAGACTCAGCCGTATTAAACTTCCGTGGTACACCGTTGCCGCAGGATCAGTATTCATACTGCTGATATACTACTTTGCTGCAAGAATAACTAATCACTGGGACTCTCCATATCCCATAGAGATGTTACGTAATTACTATATGCAACTTTAATAAAATGGGCAGATTCTGAAATTATATTTCAAAATCTGCCCTTCTTTATGTCTCACATTCTAATGTAGAATCACCTCGAAACGGCCCAGTTTAAACTGGGCCAAACGCTCTTAGCAAAGTCTACTTAATATTTTCACTACGCCATGCTTCAAATAATTCCATAGCGCGTTCACCGTAAAGTTCTTTGCGAATTCGTTTAGGTGCTCGTTTTTTAAGTGCGGGCATCAATCCGAATTGTACATTTGAAGGCTGAAAATTTTTCTTTTTCTCGCGTAAATGGCCAAGTAAAGCTCCCATGGATGTTTCCTGCGGAGGAGCTGGCAGTTCGTTACCTTTAATTTGCTCAGCCAGCATTAACCCAACCCATAAACCGCATGCAGCAGATTCAAGATAACCTTCTACACCTGTAATCTGTCCAGCGAGATGAATCCTCGAATCAGATTTAAGGGCTAAGTGTTCATCAAGAACCTCAGGAGCATTTACATAAGTATTACGATGGATAGATCCCATACGTAAAAATTCAACATTTTCAAGACCGGGAATCATACGAAAAATTCGTTTCTGCTCGGGATATTTGAGTTTTGTTTGAAAACCCACAAGGTTGAAAGAAGTTTTCTCTTTATTTTCAGCACGAAGCTGGACAACAGCATAAGCCTGCTCTTCAGTACGAGGATCGATGAGGCCCACGGGTTTAAGTGGACCGAATGAGAGAGTCATATCGCCGCGATCAGCCATTTCTTCAATAGGCAGACATCCTTCGAAATGAATTTCTTTTTCAAATTCGCGTGGCACAACTCGTTCACCGGATTTAAGTTCTGTAAGAAACTCAAAATACTGCTCTTCTGTCATGGGACAGTTTAGATAATCATCATCTTCAGGCTTGTAACGTGAGCCATAAAAAGCAACATCCATGTTAACGGAATCACGGCTGACAATAGGAGCTATGGCATCATAAAAATATAAACGCTGATTACCTATCTTTGAAATCAGGCTGTCAGTAAGCGATTTAGAAGCAAGCGGTCCTGCGGCAACTACAATCTTAGCGTAATCAGCCAGAGCAGGGTCATCAATAGAGGTTATCTCTTTCCTGATGACGTTGATAAATTCTTCTGCTTCAATGGCTTCAGTAACCAGTTTTGAAAAGATTTCCCGATCAACGGCAAGAGCTGAACCGGCAGGTACACGGGACTGCATAGCGGCTTTCATAAGCACAGAATCAAGAGATTCCATTTCTTTTTTAAGCACACCGATAGCTGTGTTCAGCTCGCCTGACCGCAATGAATTTGAGCAGACAAGTTCAGCCAGTCCCGGCAGATGGTGAGCCTCCGAATATTTATCCGGCTTCATTTCATAGAGATCAACATAAATTTGAGCTTTTGCAAGCTGCATAGCACATTCACACCCGGCCAGACCGCCACCGATTACAGCAATTTTATCCACTTAACGTACTCCAAAGTCGATTGAATTTTTCAGTTATCTAAATTACTACTTAGCTAAGAAGTAAAAAGTTTGTACATTCGCCTTCTGCGCAGCAAAAAAAATTTAAAATACAGGCATATTTTGTTTATGACCGCACCAATATTACAAATTAAAAATCTGACAACATCATTTGCAACTCCTAACGGGATCATCAAAGCTGTGGATAATGCCACTATCGACTTAGGGCAAGGAGAAACTTTAGCTGTTGTCGGTGAATCGGGCTGCGGCAAGACAGTTCTCTCACTTTCCATCATGGGGCTTATACCCGATCCTCCGGGTAGAATAACAAATGGAGAAGTCATTTATCAAGGTAAAGACCTTGTTAAGCTCAGTGAGAAAGAAATGCAGAAAATCAGAGGAAATTATCTTTCCATGATTTTTCAGGAACCCATGACTTCGTTAAACCCAGTTTTTAAAATAGGTGATCAAATCGGTGAAACACTAAGACTACACAAAGGTCTTACGAAAAAAGAAGCTCAAGATGCAGCCGTTGATGCCTTAAAGCTGGTAGGTATGCCCAATCCTCATAAACGTGTAAATAATTTCCCTCATGAGCTTAGCGGCGGTATGCGCCAGCGGGTCATGATTGCTATGGCTCTGGCCTGCTCTCCTGAAATACTTATAGCTGATGAACCGACCACTGCACTTGATGTAACCATACAGGCTCAGATATTGCGATTGCTCGACGAGATGAAACACAAAATGAACGGTTCACTCATGCTGATTACTCACGATTTAGGAGTGGTAGCCAGAGTCGCGACACGTGTTGCTGTAATGTATGCTGGACAACTGGTTGAATGCGCGAACATAAGAGATCTTTTCAAAACCCCGCTGCACCCATACACACAAGGATTACTGACTTCGGTTCCCGTACTGGGGAACAAAGCAGAACTAAAGCCCATACCGGGAAATGTTCCAGCTCTTAACAATCTCCCAAGTGGATGCCGATTTAACCCGCGTTGTAAAGCTGCCATGGATATATGCCGTGAGCAAGCCCCGCAATTACAAATGAAAGAAGGCAGAACAATACGCTGCTGGCTTCATGAATAGGTATACTGGAATACATAATGAGTAAGAATATCCTCGAACTTAAAGATATTAAAAGACACTATCCTGTTAATAACGGTATTTTTTCACTATCAAAGGCAACGGTAAAAGCCGTTAACGGTGTTACTTTAGTTGTCAAAAGCGGTGAAACACTCGGACTTGTAGGTGAATCAGGGTGCGGCAAATCCACTCTAGCACGTTTACTTACAGGACTGGAAGTACCGAATTCAGGCTCTATCATTTTTAAAGATAAAAGTCTGAGTGACTGGCCTGCATCAGAACGCAGCTCCATGATACAGATGGTATTTCAAGACCCATACTCGTCTCTCAATCCCAGACAGAAAGTTGGTAAAATTATTTCTGAAGGGATGCGCATCCATCACACAGGAAGCAGAAAAGAAATTAACGAACGAGTGGAAGAATTGCTGATACAGGTAGGTCTGAGGCCTGAGCATTCCAAGCGTTATCCACATGAATTTTCAGGTGGTCAACGCCAGAGAATCGCAATTGCCAGAGCAATAGCCATGAATCCTGACCTGATTGTATGCGATGAACCTGTCTCAGCCCTGGATGTTTCAGTGCAGGCTCAGGTACTTAATCTGCTGAAAAAAATTCAAAAAGAATTTGACCTCAGCTACGTTTTTATATCTCATGACCTTTCCGTTGTTTCACATATAAGCGACCGCGTAGCAGTTATGTATCTGGGAATGCTTATGGAGATTGCCCCGGTCGAAGAGCTGTACACTACCCCGCTCCATCCATACACACAGGTATTACTTAAAGCCGTGCCGATTCCTGATCCTGATTTGCCGGCTGACGATGTAAAAATTTTGGGAGACATGCCCAGTCCAATTTCACCGCCTTCCGGCTGTCCATTTCATCCACGCTGTCCTAAAGTTATGGGAATATGTTCTCAGAAGCCGCCTGCGTTAAAAGAAATGGAAAACGGTCATTCAGTATTCTGCCACTTGTACTAAGTAAAATTCAAATAATTTTAAAAATATTACCCCAGAAACAGGAGAAGCAAATGATATCCAGAGATGATGCGTTTAAACTGCTTAAAGACAATACTCCCGAAGAAAATCTGATTCATCATGCTCTTGAATCAGAAGCTGTAATGGGTGCGCTGGCAGAAAAACTTGGGCAGGACATTGAATTATGGTCAAGAACAGGACTCTTACATGATCTAGACTACAGTTCAACATCTGACCAGCCGGAAAAACATGGCCTTATCTCAGCTGAAATGCTCGAAGGTAAATTGCCTGAAAATGCTATTAAAGCCATCAAAGCACACAATGGAGAGATGACCGGGGTTCAACCTGAAAGCGATTTTGATTATGCCTTACGCTGTGGTGAAACCGTAACAGGATTGATTCACGCCAATGCACTAATTCGCCCTGAAAAGATGGAAGGGATGAAAGCAAAGAGCTTAAAAAAGAAAATGAAAGCCAAAGCATTTGCTGCCAGTGTCAGCCGTGAAATTATAAATGAATGTGAAAAGATAGGTCTGGAACTTAACGATTTTTTCACTATTTCCATTGCAGCTGTAAAAAATATCGCACCGGAAGTAGGTCTCGGATAACGAACGAAAAGCTATGAACGAAAAAGTCCCCGGAAGCTTATGCCTCCGGGGACTTTTTTTAGAATGTCTGCTTAAACAAATCTTCACTTGAACCTGTTCCGCTGCCTCCGGAATCACCATCCGCTCCGACAGACGTCTTGGTCGGTTGCGTTCCTTCCTTAAAAGGCAGAAAGAATGTTTCTTTAGAGTCCGGTCCGGCAAGAAGCCCGGAAGCGGAATCAATTTTGGATATGACCACTCCGTCAGGCTGCGGAAAATCAGCATAAGGATAATCTTTTTCAACTTTCTTACGGTAGGAAACCCAGATAGGGCTTGCTGCACGTGATCCTGTTTCCCATTTCCCCATCGGGGTAAGCTGATCAAATCCGACAAAAACTCCAGTCAGCAGATAAGGAGAAAATCCCATATACCAAGCATCCTGCTCATTATTTGTCGTTCCGGTTTTACCTGCAACAGGTCGTTTAAGAACTTTAGCGCGCCACCCAGTTCCGTGCTGCACAACCTCTTTAAGCAAAGAGCACATGATATATGCAGTCTGCGGGCTGATAGCTTCGGTAATTTCAGGCTTGGATTCATACAAGAGATCTCCCCATGCGCTATTTACAGAAAGAACCAAGCGTGCATTTACCCTTGATCCACCTCTTGCAAAGGTTGAATATGCTTCAACCATATTAATAAGTGTTACGGATGCTGAACCGAGTGCAACAGATAGATCTCTTGGAAACTCGGTTTTGAGTCCCATATCTTTTGCCCGCTGAATAATTTTATCAATACCCAGCTTACGGGCCAATCTGATGGTTACCAGATTTCTGGATTTTACCAGAGCTGTTCGCAGTAATGTCGGGCCATAAAAGACACCTTCAAAATTTTCAGGCTTCCAGAGCTTTCCGGCTTCCATATCGGTATAAACAAACGGCGCATCCATCAGAATTGAAGCCGGAGTAAAACCATTATCCATTGCTGTTGAATAAACAATTGGTTTAAAGGCAGATCCGGGCTGTCGTTTAGCCTGTACAGCTCGGTTAAACTGGCTTTCGCCAAATGAATACCCACCGACCATAGCAAGAACTTCACCATTTGTGGGGTCCATGGAGACAAGTGCGCCCTGAACAACAGGCTTTTGAACAAGAGATACAAGCCAGCTCACATCACCAAGTTTATCTGTATCAGGATCAACCTGATTAAAGTTTACTTCGCTGCCGTCTTTGAAAAAGGCTTTATCCAGCTTTGCCCATACAACATTACCTTTTTTCAAAACCTTAGTTGCATCTTTGACAGGACGGACATCTTCCGGTGCTTTTTTAATATCAGGAGTACGGCACCATTTCATGGATGTAACAGGCATTTTTGCCGCATATTTACCGAATTTAACTAAAGCTTCTTTCTTGGAAACCTTGGTGACCAGAACTTGAACCCATTTTCCGGGCCGAAGTTCAGATTCAGGAACGATCTCAGAGCTTAAAAATCCAGCATACTCAGCAGGCTTGAGTTCCTTAAGAGGACCTCTGTACCCACGACGCAAAGCCGAATTTTCAAGTCCCGCTTTTACTGCAGCTTCCGCAGCATCCTGATGCTTCAGATCACAGGAAGTATAGACATTGAGTCCGCCGTTATAGACAGTGTCCTCGCCGAATTTCTCAATAAGCCAGCGACGAACTTCTTCAAGGTAGTATGCTCCATGTTGCCATGAAGGATCTTCCATACTCTTATAAACCAGCGGCTGATCGACGGCGATATTATACTGGTCTCGACTGATCCAGTTATGTTCAAGCATCTGGCCCAACACATAAAGCTGGCGGGCTTTTGCCTTTTCAGGATGCTTATACGGGTCATAGCGACTCGGAGCCTGCGGTAAACCTGCAAGAAGAGCGCACTCTGCAACAGTTAACTCGCTGACGTGTTTACCAAAATAAATCCGCGAAGCAGCTTCAACACCATACGCCCCTGCACCAAGATAAATCTGATTAAGATAAATGGTCAGGATTTCATCTTTTTCAAGATAATGCTCCAACCGAAAAGCTAAAATAGCTTCTTTAAGTTTGCGTTTATAACTCTTTTCAGGAGAAAGCAGTAATCTTTTGATAATCTGCTGAGTTATTGTACTTCCTCCCTGTGTGCGGGAACCTTTCTTAAGGTTAGCCACGAATGCACGAGAAATAGCAGTAAAATCAACGCCATCATGGATATAAAAAGAAGCGTCTTCAGCGGCGAGAAAAGCCTTAGGCAAAAGCGGTGTCATTTCATCCATACGGACCAGAAAACGCTTCTCTTTATAAAAATATCCCAAGACATTGTTGTTACGGGAATAAACGGTAGTAACCAGAGGGGGATTGTAATCGGTAATATTTTTAAAACCGGGCAGATCACTGGAAGCCCAGTAATATAATCCGCCAACAGCACCTACTCCGAGGATTCCCATTATCAACAGAAAAAGAAGTGAAATCTTATATATTTTTTTCATCTGTAATTCTCATAGAGAAGCTGTGAAAAGACAGCTTTCAGATACAGTATTAAATTTGAGCCAGAAATTTTTATGCAGCGTTATTATTCTGAATGCGGCGCAAAGCCCCATGCAATTCGAAGCTCGCTGTGTAGTAAACGAACTTTTGACTGTGAAGTTGCAAAGGCGTTAAAAAGTTTCCCCGGACTTTTATTTTCCTGCTGTGCGAGACATCTATCAATCTCAAGAATTGTTATCTGTCCATTTTCAGCAGTCCAAAAAGGAAAAAGACGACAGTATAAAGGACGAGCCTTCTGCGGTATCATACACCCCTGCTCACCTAAAAAAACACATCGTCCCATTCTGTCCACTTCCAGCCGGTAATGCATACCGCCCGGAGGGAAAACATCCCTGATCGTTCGGCGCTGATCAGGAAAAAGTCTCAGTAAATTTTCAATAAACAATGCGGTATTCGGCTGCGAAGCAAAACCGCCTAAATCGGGAACGCATTCTTGAATGCGTTCCCGTTCATAATCAGATACAGGAAAACAGACTTCCTCAGTTCCAGGAGTAAGTTCACAGCATGTCGGCCCCTTGGCTCCACAGCGAGCACATACAAATGGGTCTTTCATCTAGATAACCACCCCTCAAAACCTAAGATTACATTCCGTCCTCAAGACACATCTTACGATGCCCTTTACAAGGAGGAATAGGATATTCACCGGTAAAACAGGCAAGACAATATGAATCACGTTCTCCAACAGAACTCAGTAAACCGTCAATGGAGAGGTAGTGCAAGGAATCAAGTCCGAGGAAACGTGCAATTTCCTCTTCAGTGCTGTTTGCGGCTATAAGTTCACCCTTGGATGAAAAATCGATACCGTAGTAGCATGGAAAGCGGATTGCCGGGCAACTTACACGCATATGAATTTCACGTGCGCCGAGTTCTCTAAGCTTTTTGATTCTTGTACGGGTGGTTGTTCCGCGCACAATAGAATCCTCAACAATCATAATGCTTTTACCCTTAATCATGGACTTAACAGGATTAAGCTTCACGCGTACGCTGAAGTCACGCATATCCTGAGAAGGCTGAATAAAAGTTCTGCCCACATAGTGGTTACGAATCATAGCCAATTCGAGAGGCAGACCTGATTCCTGAGAATAACCGACTGCGGCATAGTTTCCCGAATCAGGAAACGGCATGACGAAATCAACATCCTGCGGCATCTCGGTTGACAGAACTGCCCCCATCTTCTTGCGACGCTCATAAACAACTTCACCGAAAACAGTGGAGTCCGGGCGGGCAAAGTAGATAAGCTCAAAAATACACTGACGCTTAGGAGCAGATTCACAGTAAGTATAAGAAGTCAGTTTACCGCCTTCTACAACAACCATTTCGCCCTGATTAAGAGGACGAATTTCTTCTGCATCGATAAGATCAAATGCACAAGTTTCAGATGCAAAAACATAATTATCACCAACACGGCCGATTGCCAGAGGGCGGAAACCATGCGGATCTTTTACAGCGATCATTTTATCATTGGCCATAATCAACAGTGAAAATGCACCCTTAACCTTGCGGCAAGCCATCATAATAGCTTCTTCGATGGTGTTTTCACCAAGATTTTTGGCAATAAGATGAACAAAAACCTCAGAATCCATAGTGGTCTGAAAAATAGACCCCTGAGCCTCAAGTTCTTCACGAAGTTCCATTGTGTTCACAAGGTTTCCGTTGTGAGCGATAGCCAGACGCAAATCACCGAAACGGACAATGAAAGGCTGAGCATTTCTAATGAGAGATGCCCCGGTAGTGGAGTAGCGAATATGGCCGATGGCGATATCACCTTTAAGCTCTTTACCCAGATGACGTTCATTAAATACGTCCGCAACAAGGCCCATACCTTTCTGTTCACGAATTGTACCGCCGTCCCAGGTTACAATACCGGCAGACTCCTGTCCGCGATGCTGCATTGCATAAAGGCCGAAATAGGTCATTCTTGCTGCTTCGGGATGTCCGTAAATTCCGAACAGTCCACAATATTCTTTTTTCATCTTCTTTGCTCTTGCATTAACTGCGTGTTAGAAAATATTATTCCGCTTATCAAGATAGTCTTAAAATTATAAATTTAAGTGTCCTGACAAAAAAAGGAAAAGGACCGGAGCTTTACGCCCGGCCCGTTATTTTCCAGTTTATAAATTTTAGCTACATGTTGTGATAGCGCTGCAGGCACTGCACATCAAGTCCCTTACCGCGTTGCTCCTTGATTGCCAAACTCATGGCATGAGCACCCGCGACAGTCGTCGTATATGCTAACCCGTATAGCAAGGCAGTCTGTCTGATTTCTTTCGAGTCAGTAACTGTCTGCTTACCGGATGGCGTGTTAATTAATAAGTCGATATCGTTATTCTTAATAAAGTCAACGACATGCGGTCTTCCTTCATTCACCTTAAGAATTTTTTCAGTTTTAATGCCTTTTTCATTAAGAAAATCAGCAGTTCCACCTGTTGCCAGAATCCTGAAGCCAAGTTCCTGAAAGTTTTCCGCTGTGGGCAGAACGGCATCTTTATCCCTGTCTTTTACAGAGATAAACACTGTTCCCTCAAGTGGCAACTTAATTCCTGCTCCAAGCTGTGCTTTCATGAAGGCCAGTCCGGGAGTGTAGTCCATACCCATGACTTCGCCTGTAGAGCGCATTTCAGGTCCGAGCATTACATCAACGTTAGGGAATTTATTGAAAGGGAAAACCGCTTCTTTAACAGAATAAAATCCTTCTTTACGCATGGACCAAGGGTCGAGATCTTTGAGTTTCTCGCCCAGCATCACTTTAGTTGCCATCTTGGCAAGCTGGATTCCAGTGGCCTTACTAACAAAAGGAACGGTCCTTGAAGCTCTGGGATTAACCTCGATGATGTAAACAACATCATCTTTAACAGCAAACTGAATATTCATAAGACCGACAATATCAAGTTCTTCAGCCAGAGCTATAGTTTGCCGTTCAATTTCTTTTACGATTTCATCACTCAGAGTATGCGGAGGAAGTACACAAGCGGAGTCACCGGAATGAATTCCAGCTTCCTCGATATGCTCCATAACTCCTGCAACATAAGTCTGCTCACCATCAGAAAGAGCATCAACATCAACTTCAACCGCATTCTCAAGAAATTTATCAATGAGAATTGGATGCTCAGGTGACAGAACCGCAGCTTCACGGAAATAGGTATCAAATTCTTCATCGCTGTATACGATATCCATACCACGACCGCCAAGAACGTATGAAGGCCTTAGCACCAGAGGATAACCGAGGCTTTTGGCAATTGTCTGCGCGTCATCAAGCGACATTGCAGTACCGTTCTCAGGCTGTTTGAGATCCAGTTTTTCAAGCAGTGCCTGAAATCTTTCCCTGTCTTCCGCACGGTCAATTGAATCAGGAGAAGTTCCGAGAATGGGAACTCCTGCCTTGAGGAGCGGAATTGCAAGGTTAAGCGGAGTCTGACCACCGAACTGTACAATTACACCTTCAGGTTTTTCAAACTCAATAATATTAAGCACATCTTCATAAGTAAGAGGCTCAAAGTAAAGTCTGTCTGAAGTATCATAGTCAGTCGATACTGTTTCAGGGTTGGAGTTAACCATGATGGACTGAACACCCATTTCATTCAGTGCAAATGAAGAGTGGCAGCAGCAGTAGTCAAACTCAATTCCCTGTCCGATCCTGTTAGGTCCGCCGCCAAGAATCATTACCTTACGGTCAGCCATTGCAGCAGCTTCCTGACCTGATTCGTATGTGGAATAAAAATATGGTGTATATGCTTCAAACTCTGCAGCACAGGTATCCACCAGATAATATGTGGGGATCAATCCGAGATCTTTTCTGAAATTCCGGACATTCTCCTCAGTTTCTCTCCACATGGATGCTAATTGCGGATCAGAGTAGCCATATTCTTTGGCCTTTTTAAGCATGACAGGAACCTGTGCATCGCCTGAATACATACCAACTTCGAGAGTAAACTTCTTAAGTTCATTCTCAAAAGTGATCAAATCTTCAAACTGATGCAGGTACCAAGGGTCGATTCTTGTTAGATCAAAAATCTCTTCAAGGGTCATGCCGCAAAGAAAAGCTTCGCGTACAGCAAAGATACGCTTGGAATTAGGCTTACGCAAAAGTCCGGTCAGAACTTCGCGGTCATAATCACATTTATCAAATTTCTTACCGAAGCCTGGCATTCCAACTTCAAGAGAACGCAAACCTTTCTGTAGGCATTCTTTAAATGTACGGCCGATTGCCATGGTTTCACCGACACTCTTCATGGCGGTGGTGAGGTAATCTTCAGCTCCGGGGAATTTTTCGAAAGTAAATCTTGGGATCTTGATTACGCAGTAGTCAATGGTAGGTTCAAAAGAAGCCATTGTCTCGCGGGTAATATCGTTAGGAATTTCATCAAGAGTATAACCCACTGCCAGTTTGGCTGCAATTTTAGCAATCGGAAATCCTGTTGCTTTGGAAGCCAGAGCAGAAGAACGGGAAACACGGGGGTTCATCTCAATAATTGCAAGCTCACCATTTGCAGGATTCACTGCAAACTGAACATTGGACCCGCCGGTTTCAACACCGATTTCGCGCATAATAGCAAGAGAAGCGTCTCTCATAGCCTGATATTCAACATCAGTCAGGGTCTGAGCAGGAGCAACAGTAATTGAGTCTCCGGTATGAACACCCATTGCATCGATGTTTTCAATAGAACAGATAATTACGCAGTTATCCTTGCGGTCACGCATAACTTCAAGTTCATATTCTTTCCAGCCGAGGATAGACTCCTCAAGCATGACTTCACTTTGCAGACTTGCAGCAATCCCATTCATGGCGATTTCTTCAAGATCTTCCATATTATAAGCAACGCCGCCGCCAGTTCCGCCAAGAGTAAATGCAGGACGGATAATAATGGGAAAACTGATTTCCTTTCCACAGCGACGAACATCATCAATATTGCGGGCAATTCTGCTGGTAGGAACTTTAAGACCTATTTTGTCCATAGCTGCGCGGAAAAGTTCACGACTTTCAGCCTTCTCAATAACATCTACAGATGCACCGATAAGCTCAACGTTGAATTTTTCCAGCACACCCATCTCCGCCACAGCAAGAGCTGTGTTCAGAGCTGTCTGACCGCCAAGAGTAGGCAGAAGAGCATCCGGTCTTTCCTTCTCAATAATTTTAGCAATTGTGCCCGGTTCAATGGGCTCGATGTAGGTTCGATCCGCGAGGTGCGGATCAGTCATAATTGTAGCAGGATTCGAGTTTACGAGAATTACCTCGTAACCTTCTTCTTTAAGAGCTTTAAGAGCCTGAGTCCCGGAATAGTCGAACTCACAGGCTTGACCGATGACAATCGGCCCGGAGCCGATGAGCATAATTTTCTTGATATCAGTGCGTTTAGGCATGAACTCCACCCAAATAATGGTTTGAGATATTGGCTTTGCTGTCCTGTTCAATAAATAATACAGACTGAAGCCTGTGTAGGACTTGTGAAGAGACAACGAGTCATAAATTATTATTTAAAGATGAGCAAGTACTGTCTTGCCCATTCAAATTAATAATTAATACTGTCCCTCCATTGACAATCATCAAAATTGAATTTAAATATCAATTGCAATGAACGCACTAGCAAATACAACTAAACCAAGAGCACTCTGTTGCTACGGCAACGGAGTTACAGTCCGTGTCACCAGTCTTGAAGGTGAAAAATGCTGTAAGAGCAGGATGTTAGCTCTTGGGATCATTCCTGGAACCATTGTAAATATCCTTAACAGTTGCGGCAGAATGACCATACAGGTTCGCTCTTCTCAGTTTGCAATAGGATGTGAGATGGCGAAAAAGATTATGGCTATCCCCGTATGTGACTGCTGCGAGTGCGTCGATTCATAAAATTA harbors:
- the trmFO gene encoding methylenetetrahydrofolate--tRNA-(uracil(54)-C(5))-methyltransferase (FADH(2)-oxidizing) TrmFO, which codes for MDKIAVIGGGLAGCECAMQLAKAQIYVDLYEMKPDKYSEAHHLPGLAELVCSNSLRSGELNTAIGVLKKEMESLDSVLMKAAMQSRVPAGSALAVDREIFSKLVTEAIEAEEFINVIRKEITSIDDPALADYAKIVVAAGPLASKSLTDSLISKIGNQRLYFYDAIAPIVSRDSVNMDVAFYGSRYKPEDDDYLNCPMTEEQYFEFLTELKSGERVVPREFEKEIHFEGCLPIEEMADRGDMTLSFGPLKPVGLIDPRTEEQAYAVVQLRAENKEKTSFNLVGFQTKLKYPEQKRIFRMIPGLENVEFLRMGSIHRNTYVNAPEVLDEHLALKSDSRIHLAGQITGVEGYLESAACGLWVGLMLAEQIKGNELPAPPQETSMGALLGHLREKKKNFQPSNVQFGLMPALKKRAPKRIRKELYGERAMELFEAWRSENIK
- a CDS encoding 4Fe-4S binding protein translates to MKKISPKLLRDSIQLAMTLFCIWVGYRFYLFYEFMIGKSDIAVAKPGAVEGFLPISALLSLKQLITKGVFDEVHPAGLTIFIAVIVMSLIVRKGFCGYLCPVGFIHNLLNKIGRKMKKTVTVKGKIELILLIPKYILITRLVYGIFVKMSGRELDTFIHSSYNFTAEAKMMLFFADLSIKPAIVISILLILGIIIPYFWCRFICPYGALLGIFAKISPVAIKRDTKSCISCGKCSKACPGGIEVDIKDTINSAECIGCVQCINACPVDNCITLTDRLSRIKLPWYTVAAGSVFILLIYYFAARITNHWDSPYPIEMLRNYYMQL
- a CDS encoding ABC transporter ATP-binding protein, with translation MTAPILQIKNLTTSFATPNGIIKAVDNATIDLGQGETLAVVGESGCGKTVLSLSIMGLIPDPPGRITNGEVIYQGKDLVKLSEKEMQKIRGNYLSMIFQEPMTSLNPVFKIGDQIGETLRLHKGLTKKEAQDAAVDALKLVGMPNPHKRVNNFPHELSGGMRQRVMIAMALACSPEILIADEPTTALDVTIQAQILRLLDEMKHKMNGSLMLITHDLGVVARVATRVAVMYAGQLVECANIRDLFKTPLHPYTQGLLTSVPVLGNKAELKPIPGNVPALNNLPSGCRFNPRCKAAMDICREQAPQLQMKEGRTIRCWLHE
- a CDS encoding HDIG domain-containing metalloprotein, with protein sequence MISRDDAFKLLKDNTPEENLIHHALESEAVMGALAEKLGQDIELWSRTGLLHDLDYSSTSDQPEKHGLISAEMLEGKLPENAIKAIKAHNGEMTGVQPESDFDYALRCGETVTGLIHANALIRPEKMEGMKAKSLKKKMKAKAFAASVSREIINECEKIGLELNDFFTISIAAVKNIAPEVGLG
- a CDS encoding ABC transporter ATP-binding protein translates to MSKNILELKDIKRHYPVNNGIFSLSKATVKAVNGVTLVVKSGETLGLVGESGCGKSTLARLLTGLEVPNSGSIIFKDKSLSDWPASERSSMIQMVFQDPYSSLNPRQKVGKIISEGMRIHHTGSRKEINERVEELLIQVGLRPEHSKRYPHEFSGGQRQRIAIARAIAMNPDLIVCDEPVSALDVSVQAQVLNLLKKIQKEFDLSYVFISHDLSVVSHISDRVAVMYLGMLMEIAPVEELYTTPLHPYTQVLLKAVPIPDPDLPADDVKILGDMPSPISPPSGCPFHPRCPKVMGICSQKPPALKEMENGHSVFCHLY